The window CGATCGAAGTTCACGCTAGGCTATAAGACGACGCTCGGCTTGACGCCTTTCTTCTCGAACGCCTTGCTCAGCAGCGTGGTGAGCTCGCCGTTTTGCGCCATCGGCCCCAGGATGTCGGTATCGCCGTAAAACTGTCCGTCGATGAAAACCTTCGGTAGCGTCGGCCATTCCGTCATCTGTGCGAGCGCTTCGCGCTTCGGCATATTCTCGAGCACGTCGACCACTTCGAACGGATAGCCAAAGTGATTGAAAAATTGGATCGTTTCGAGTGTGAAGCCGCAACGCGGCGCGTCCTTCGTCCCTTTTCCGTAGACGAGAATCGTATTGGCGGCGACTTCGCGCGTAATTTCCTCGCGCAGTGAGTCAGAGTCAGGCACTGGGGACCTCCGTCTTGAGTTGAAGCGCGTGAATGCGTCCGTCTTGACGCGCAGCTTCGAGAGCTGCATACACCATGCGATGTTGATCGAGTAGCGACTTTCCGCTGAAGGCGTTGGAGCGAACGCGAATGTCGTAGTGGTCCATCGTCCCCGTCATGTCGGTGACGACCACATCTGCATCAGGCATCTGCGCGCGTATGAGCGCGACTACTCCATCTCTATCAATCATTGCCGGTCAATTGCGGCGGAGCATCCCCGCGCAACACACCCACAAACCGGGTCGCCTCGCGGATCGTTTCGGTAAGCGCCGTCGGGTTGTTGGCGAGCAAGCGGGCAAGGCCCGCCGACGCCACGATCGCCGCTGAGCCGAGCAGGATGGCCGGAACGCCACGCGCCTTGAGTGGCCCGAGCTCCAGCCGAAACGTCTTCGTCACCCGCGAGAGATCTCGAAAGTTGAACATAGTCCGGGCCCATTTGGAGAAGCGGGTCCCCTTGTCATCCCGAGCGTAGGGACCCGGATGAAGATCGACTCGTTTGAATGGCAGGTTCCGGCGGAGTTCAACTTCGCGCGCGACGTGATCGATGCGCTCGCCAAATCCGACGGGGCGCGGACGGGCCTCATGTTCCTGGATGGGGCGAAGAACCGCACGAACTTCACCTTCGGCGAGATTTCGGCGATCTCGCAGCGCTACGCGCGCGCCCTCAGCGACCTCGGCATCAAGAAAGGCGATCGCGTGATCGTCTTGCTGCCGAAGATTCCAGGCTGGCTGTTCTCGATGCTTGCGCTGGACCGCATCGGTGCGGTCGTGATTCCGTGCTCGGAGCAGCTGCGTGCAAAGGATCTGTTGTTCCGCGCGACCCACAGCGAAGCGAGCGCGATCGTCGCGCACGTCAGCAATGCAGCCGAAGTCGATCAGATGCGCGGCGACGCCACATTGCTTCAGCGCTTTGCCGTCCTCGGCGGCGAGCGTGCGAATTGGACGGCGCTCGAGCCACTCGCCGAGCGCGCCAAACCGGAAGCGGGCGTCAAGACGCTGCCCTCCGATCTCGCGTACATCGTCTACACGAGCGGCACGACCAAAGATCCAAAGGGCGTCGTGCACGATCACGCCTACACGTTTGCGAAGCGGATGCAAGCCGCGTTTTGGCTCGACGCGAAGCCTAGCGATCTCTTGTGGTGCACGGCCGGTACGGGCTGGGCAAAATCGCTATGGAACGTGCTGCTCGGACCATGGTCGTGCGGTTCGACGATCGTCTTGCACGAGGGCGCCTTCATTCCGGAAGAGCGCATGGACTTGTTGCGCGATCTCGGCGTCACGGTGCTTTGTCAGGCACCGACCGAATATCGTCTCGAGGCGAAGCTGGAGAAGCTCGGCGAGCGTTGGAAATTCCCGAAGCTGCGGCACTGCGTCTCGGCCGGCGAGCCGCTGAATCCCGAGGTGATTGCACGCTGGCGTGATGCCTTTGGTCTTTCGATTCTCGACGGTTACGGACAAACCGAGAATTCGTTGCTCGTTGCAAACCTGCCGGGGATGGAAGTGCGTCCCGGTTCGATGGGCAAGCCGACGCCCGGCCACACCGTCGGTGTGATCGACGAGAACGGCAACGAGCTTGAAGCCGGCGAGGTAGGCGACATCGCGGTGCGCACCTCGCCGCGCCCGCCGACGCTTTTCAAAGGCTACTATAAGAATGAAGAAGAGACGTCGCGCTCTTATCGTGGCGGCTGGTACCTCACCGGCGATCGCGCGCAGCTCGACGATGACGGATATTTTTGGTTCGTTGGGCGCGCGGACGACGTAATCTCATCGGCTGGATACCGCATCGGGCCGTTCGAGGTCGAGAGCGCATTGCTCGAGCATCCGGCCGTCGCAGAATCTGCCGTCGTCGGGAGTCCTGACGCCGAGCGCGGCAACGTGGTCAAAGCCTTTATCGTGCTGCGTCCCGGTCACGAAGCCAGCGATGCGCTCGCGCGGGAGCTGCAAGAGCATTGCAAACGCGTGACCGCGCCCTACAAATATCCGCGCGAGATCGAGTTCATCGCCGAGCTGCCGAAAACGCGCTCCGGAAAGATTCGGCGCGTCGAGCTGCGTCAGGCCGAGCTGCGCAAGAAAGGCGCCACGGCCGCAAGCGGCTACGTGTAGCAGCCTCGCCTTGTCATCCCGAGCGTAGGCGCGAAGCGCCGTAGTCGAGGGACAGCCTTTATCTTGCTAAGCGCGACTTCATTATTTTCCTCGAACTCGCAGACAAACGATCACCACTGTCCCTCGACTACGCGCCTGCGGCGCTACGCTCGGGATGACAAGTGT of the Candidatus Baltobacteraceae bacterium genome contains:
- a CDS encoding acyl--CoA ligase codes for the protein MKIDSFEWQVPAEFNFARDVIDALAKSDGARTGLMFLDGAKNRTNFTFGEISAISQRYARALSDLGIKKGDRVIVLLPKIPGWLFSMLALDRIGAVVIPCSEQLRAKDLLFRATHSEASAIVAHVSNAAEVDQMRGDATLLQRFAVLGGERANWTALEPLAERAKPEAGVKTLPSDLAYIVYTSGTTKDPKGVVHDHAYTFAKRMQAAFWLDAKPSDLLWCTAGTGWAKSLWNVLLGPWSCGSTIVLHEGAFIPEERMDLLRDLGVTVLCQAPTEYRLEAKLEKLGERWKFPKLRHCVSAGEPLNPEVIARWRDAFGLSILDGYGQTENSLLVANLPGMEVRPGSMGKPTPGHTVGVIDENGNELEAGEVGDIAVRTSPRPPTLFKGYYKNEEETSRSYRGGWYLTGDRAQLDDDGYFWFVGRADDVISSAGYRIGPFEVESALLEHPAVAESAVVGSPDAERGNVVKAFIVLRPGHEASDALARELQEHCKRVTAPYKYPREIEFIAELPKTRSGKIRRVELRQAELRKKGATAASGYV
- a CDS encoding BolA family protein; this encodes MIDRDGVVALIRAQMPDADVVVTDMTGTMDHYDIRVRSNAFSGKSLLDQHRMVYAALEAARQDGRIHALQLKTEVPSA
- a CDS encoding glutaredoxin domain-containing protein, whose protein sequence is MPDSDSLREEITREVAANTILVYGKGTKDAPRCGFTLETIQFFNHFGYPFEVVDVLENMPKREALAQMTEWPTLPKVFIDGQFYGDTDILGPMAQNGELTTLLSKAFEKKGVKPSVVL